From Plasmodium yoelii strain 17X genome assembly, chromosome: 7, one genomic window encodes:
- a CDS encoding vacuolar protein sorting-associated protein 9, putative, which translates to MNGNLKNDKNFTFGNEWDEFSFKDNEKNCLNKSNVNPSQINEMDFFFENYNNKNDANILQFSNKCTSNSISGKNEMHTKYDVNGNSDTKYDVNGNSDTKFNKYLTNNVNNSLWNESNESYNIVKNKKERNKTPIKKQVQNSDKLISSMNEISNPFDVQSNGQKLNPDSTFDLWEKFTEYDKEYELTGNESFYEKKKKKKNLDDYIIHSGKGSLNNSNIYKKGGTENGENNENVENGENGENENRIRVMSKSNRNVVKGDEKIKNSIDYHKKCEKQNTLTKIDSFYEEEFTTSLKNGNKLNDDINLISEHDIQIECYSDKSISQCKVVNNKISIKKKNDILLGEDYEKNIYKKNKDIFINSNDNNNNNNILSDSKHSISNLQINDKAIKKKTESPNSNYTSRYRYIGNDNNGDNDNDLEKKTKEKIPKKNISTQELINSYKDCTNNSVDILVDEQSKDEIQLKREIKKKKKIMKPINNKNTSQSFTSVIDDSENTYYDNTKFSEQSSSNLLKLDESSEFFCNSNMMDDEKKKKIKTKKGTKDEKNLKKKKMEDMDNNKKEIEMEIEMEIEKNKSEISKQAEQSYSFESIKTNNNSSKSFDEIKEYLNNKNTKETNYNYNSIDDINENFKLKNKTLEIKKKQTIRTNSKNTICSSDKEKIRNNSNSKEKLSKVVKTKERIKVGDIADELELEIESNETKMKRENVCEKKGTIKQKGNENIKTNRDKKITENVKKISESKFYNDNSNSTMNSNFSNYSNLKKKKKKKISDKITVLHSTPNLSRINTNLIEENNKNKDCDEKEIYADILVDDKIIQKENIKKKNDIKNVIYRDIQTDGTANSNKFIVKKKNDFSIDGNETCGQEVVEDEVEKKEEKKEEILENGQNVEQNVEQNVEQNESFVIQKGRKFKNMFISFIKRESYKKDEVNEQVDENKIITKKEFIKWNEMNLNIYNENMNKEKTESNLREFEIKNKSTNNELDNINSSKVIEKYKNGLNNEDNKIFNNDTISENTSNSKKKANTIYNNFLESLKHPSCKTVIDKVKNFIINFPQNSNREESANKIHRFINETQPILLKSSIYKNLNPDQINIIIQGFEKFIIQKLYFYLYRMDPNDKDHDEQIYTKINCLQWVELKHLEISENIDLNRLKLAQNELLKIPKMKAPYDKIIMILNCCRIVTSILYEAKKIVRKKKKKNDKKLKIPKEDNQLITNESTLSENGFSLKGDTKHVRESGHARESGHARESGQVISSIDLISIKDKFSTRLFGFGENKNGSSFGSGIWNVGKKNGSKKDVDVGENGEDDDEEDDDEEDDDDEDDDDEDDDDEDDDDEDDDDELLPCADEVLPLLIYVIIKTNPPELISNISFIQHFRHPNNFVSEEAYSFTQFCSGVEFIKELGKSTFLNISEKEYKEKVNKAEKFYLNEVKESNKKLQETAGKLNDFIKLSNEKKLNNNIINKIESIKLKFENVENLNLVTISELSSLFDEYKILVRLKNTILKDLQDHV; encoded by the coding sequence ATGAATGGAAATCTCAAAAATGACAAAAATTTTACGTTTGGAAATGAATGGGATGAATTTAGTTTTAAAGATAACGAAAAAAATTGCTTAAATAAAAGTAATGTTAATCCCAGccaaataaatgaaatggATTTTTTCTTTGAAAattacaataataaaaatgatgctAATATTTTGCAGTTTTCTAATAAATGTACTTCAAATAGTATAAGTGGGAAAAATGAAATGCACACAAAATATGATGTAAATGGAAATAGCGACACAAAATATGATGTAAATGGGAATAGCGAcacaaaatttaataaatatttaacaaaCAATGTTAACAATTCTTTATGGAATGAATCTAACGAAAGTTATAATAtcgttaaaaataaaaaggaaagaaataaaacaccaataaaaaaacaagTTCAAAACTCGGATAAACTAATTTCAAGTATGAATGAAATTAGTAACCCCTTTGATGTACAATCAAATGGACAAAAATTAAATCCGGATTCGACCTTCGATTTGTGGGAAAAGTTTACAGAATATGATAAAGAATATGAACTTACGGGAAATGAATcgttttatgaaaaaaaaaaaaaaaaaaaaaatttagatGATTATATAATTCACTCTGGAAAAGGATCCCtaaataattctaatatatataagaaagGTGGTACtgaaaatggtgaaaataatgaaaatgttgaaaatggtgaaaatggtgaaaatgaGAATAGAATTAGGGTAATGTCAAAGAGTAATCGAAATGTAGTTAAAGgggatgaaaaaataaaaaattcaattgattatcataaaaaatgtgaaaaacaAAATACATTAACAAAGATTGATTCATTTTATGAAGAAGAATTTACAACAAgtttaaaaaatggaaataaattaaatgatgATATCAATTTAATTTCTGAACATGACATACAAATTGAATGTTATTCCGATAAAAGCATTTCACAATGTAAAGtagtaaataataaaataagcataaaaaaaaaaaatgacataTTATTGGGAGAAGactatgaaaaaaatatttacaaaaaaaataaagacatATTTATCAATAgcaatgataataataacaataataacatCTTATCGGACTCGAAACATTCTATTAGCAATTTGCAAATTAATGATAAAgcgataaaaaaaaaaacagaatcCCCGAATAGCAATTATACTAGCAGATATCGTTATATTGGTAACGATAATAATggtgataatgataatgatcttgaaaaaaaaacaaaagaaaagattccgaaaaaaaatatttcaactcaagaattaataaatagtTATAAAGATTGTACTAACAATAGTGTGGATATTTTGGTAGATGAACAAAGTAAAGACGAAATACAATTAAAAAgagagataaaaaaaaaaaaaaaaataatgaaacctataaataataaaaatacatcaCAATCATTTACTAGTGTAATAGATGATTCTGAAaatacatattatgataatacAAAATTTTCTGAACAAAGTAGTAGTAATTTGTTAAAGCTAGATGAAAGTTCAGAATTTTTTTGTAACTCTAATATGATggatgatgaaaaaaaaaaaaaaataaaaactaagAAAGGAActaaagatgaaaaaaatttaaaaaaaaaaaaaatggaagatatggataataataaaaaggaaatagAAATGGAAATAGAAATGgaaatcgaaaaaaataaatctgaGATATCAAAACAAGCAGAACAAAGTTATTCATTTGAATCTATAAAAACgaataataatagtagtaaATCTTTTGATGAAAttaaagaatatttaaataataaaaacacaAAAGAAACGAactataattataattcaattgatgatataaatgaaaattttaaattaaaaaataaaacattagaaataaaaaaaaaacaaactaTACGTACTAATAGTAAAAATACAATTTGTTCTAGTGACAAAGAAAAGATTCGAAACAATTCAAACtcaaaagaaaaattatcaaaagtGGTAAAAACAAAAGAACGAATAAAAGTTGGAGATATAGCTGACGAATTGGAATTAGAAATAGAATCAAACGAAACGAAAATGAAGAGAGAAAATGTGtgtgaaaaaaaaggaaCCATAAAACAAAAAGGAAATGAAAATATCAAAACGAATcgagataaaaaaataactgaaaatgtaaaaaaaattagtgaatccaaattttataatgacAATAGCAATAGCACAATGAACAGCAACTTTAGTAATTATtcgaatttaaaaaaaaaaaaaaaaaaaaaaatttctgATAAAATAACTGTTTTGCATTCAACTCCAAATTTGTCTAgaataaatacaaatttaataGAAGAAAATAACAAGAATAAAGATTGTGACGAAAAGGAAATATATGCTGATATATTAGtagatgataaaataatccaaaaagaaaacataaaaaaaaaaaatgatattaaaaatgttatatacaGAGATATACAAACAGATGGAACTgcaaattcaaataaatttattgtaaaaaaaaaaaacgatttTTCCATAGATGGAAATGAAACGTGTGGTCAAGAGGTTGTGGAGGATGAAGTAGAAAAGAAAGAAGAAAAGAAAGAGGAAATTTTAGAAAATGGTCAAAATGTAGAACAAAATGTAGAACAAAATGTAGAACAAAATGAATCGTTCGTCATCCAAAAAGGAcggaaatttaaaaatatgtttatttcatttattaaaagagaaaGCTATAAAAAAGATGAAGTAAATGAACAAGTTGATgagaataaaattataacaaaaaaagaatttattaaatggaatgaaatgaatttaaatatatataacgaaaatatgaacaaagaAAAGACGGAATCAAATTTGCGTgaatttgaaataaaaaataaatcaactAATAACGAAttggataatataaattcaagcaaagttattgaaaaatataaaaatggtttaaataatgaagataacaaaatatttaataatgataCAATATCTGAAAATACAtcaaattcaaaaaaaaaagcaaatacaatttataataattttttagaaaGCTTAAAACATCCATCTTGTAAAACAGTAATAGataaagtaaaaaattttattataaattttccACAAAATTCAAATAGAGAAGAATCAGCAAATAAGATTCATAGATTCATAAATGAAACACAACCTATTTTGTTAAAAtcaagtatatataaaaatttaaaccctgatcaaataaatattattattcaagggtttgaaaaatttataatacaaaaattatatttttatttatatcgtATGGATCCAAATGATAAAGATCATGATGAAcaaatttatacaaaaataaattgtcTTCAATGGGTAGAATTAAAGCATTTAGAAATTTCTGAAAATATAGATTTGAATCGTTTGAAATTAGCACAAAATGAACTTTTAAAAATTCCGAAAATGAAAGCAccttatgataaaataattatgatactAAATTGTTGCCGTATTGTTACAtctattttatatgaagcaaaaaaaattgttagaaaaaaaaaaaaaaaaaatgataaaaaattaaagattCCAAAGGAAGATAATCAACTTATAACAAATGAATCTACTCTTTCCGAGAACGGCTTTTCACTAAAGGGGGATACTAAACATGTTCGTGAAAGTGGGCATGCTCGTGAAAGTGGCCATGCTCGTGAAAGTGGTCAAGTTATAAGTTCAATCGATTTAATTAGCATCAAAGATAAATTTTCAACACGTTTGTTTGGGTTCGgcgaaaataaaaatggcaGCAGTTTTGGAAGCGGAATTTGGAATGTAGGCAAAAAAAATGGTTCTAAAAAAGATGTAGATGTAGGTGAAAATGGAGAGGATGATGATGAAGAAGATGACGATGAAGAAGATGACGATGATGAAGATGACGATGATGAAGATGACGATGAtgaagatgatgatgatgaagatGATGATGACGAGTTGTTGCCATGTGCAGATGAAGTTCTTCCTTTacttatatatgtaataataaaaacaaatccACCAGAATTAATTtctaatatttcatttattcaaCATTTTCGACATccaaataattttgtttccGAAGAGGCATATTCTTTTACACAGTTTTGTAGTGGTGTTGAATTTATTAAAGAACTTGGCAAAAgtacatttttaaatatctctgaaaaagaatataaagaaaaagttAATAAGGCcgaaaaattttatttaaatgaagTAAAAGAGAGTAATAAGAAGTTACAAGAAACGGCTGGCAAATTAaatgattttataaaattgtcaaatgaaaaaaaattaaataataatattattaataaaatagaatcaataaaattaaagtTTGAAAATGTAGAAAATTTGAATTTAGTTACTATTT